A portion of the Blattabacterium clevelandi genome contains these proteins:
- a CDS encoding M42 family metallopeptidase, which produces MDKNRYSISDQSIRFLNKYLNSFSPTGYESEGQKIWKDYISSYVEKIVTDLYGTVVGIINPNNSPYKLIIEAHADEISWYVNYITEDGLIYVSRNGGSDHQIAPSKKVVIHTEKGLVNGVFGWPAIHTRKSLEEKNPSLDNIFIDIGAFDKKEVEKIGVHVGCFITYPDEFFIMNHNYFVCRSLDNKIGGFIIAEVAKMIIEHEIDLQFGLYVVNSVQEEVGLRGAKMISHAIKPHIAIVTDVTHDTSTPMIDKKIQGDIKCGLGPVIGYAPSIHKKIREFIIDTSKNKKISFQRLVSSRTGTDTDAFAYSNKGVLSSLISIPLKYMHTTVEMVHKKDVEKTIQLIFETLKGINYSQEKFFID; this is translated from the coding sequence ATGGATAAAAACCGTTATTCAATAAGTGATCAATCTATAAGATTTCTTAATAAATATTTAAATAGTTTTTCCCCAACTGGATACGAAAGTGAAGGTCAAAAAATATGGAAAGATTATATTAGTTCTTATGTAGAAAAAATAGTAACTGATTTGTATGGAACCGTAGTAGGAATTATTAATCCTAATAATTCTCCTTACAAATTAATAATTGAAGCTCATGCGGATGAAATATCTTGGTATGTGAATTATATTACAGAAGATGGATTAATATATGTTTCCAGAAATGGAGGATCTGATCATCAAATAGCTCCATCGAAAAAAGTAGTTATACACACAGAAAAAGGGTTAGTAAATGGGGTATTCGGTTGGCCAGCTATCCATACAAGAAAATCTTTAGAAGAAAAAAACCCTAGTTTAGATAATATTTTCATAGATATTGGTGCTTTTGATAAAAAAGAAGTAGAAAAAATAGGCGTTCATGTAGGATGTTTTATCACTTATCCTGATGAATTTTTTATTATGAATCATAATTATTTTGTTTGTAGGTCTTTGGATAATAAAATAGGAGGATTTATAATTGCAGAAGTAGCAAAAATGATAATAGAACATGAAATTGATTTACAATTTGGATTATATGTGGTGAATTCTGTTCAAGAAGAAGTAGGATTGAGAGGAGCTAAAATGATCTCTCATGCCATAAAACCTCATATAGCTATTGTTACTGATGTAACACATGATACTTCTACTCCGATGATTGATAAAAAAATACAGGGAGATATTAAATGTGGTTTAGGACCTGTAATCGGATATGCTCCTTCAATACATAAAAAAATTAGAGAATTTATTATTGATACGTCTAAAAATAAAAAAATTTCTTTTCAACGTTTAGTTTCATCTAGAACGGGTACCGATACGGATGCTTTTGCTTATTCTAATAAGGGGGTTCTCTCTTCTTTAATTTCCATACCTCTTAAATATATGCATACTACAGTAGAAATGGTACATAAAAAAGATGTGGAAAAAACGATACAATTAATTTTTGAAACCTTAAAAGGAATTAACTATTCTCAAGAAAAATTTTTCATTGATTGA
- the ychF gene encoding redox-regulated ATPase YchF, whose product MKCGIIGLPNIGKSTLFNLISNSKALSKNFPFCTIEPNYGITKIPDKRLYELKTLINPNKIVPSKIKIVDIAGLIKGSHKGEGLGNKFLSHIRETNVIIHMIRCFNDISVLHIEGEINPIRDKEIIDIELQFKDLETIEKRLEKTSKNKKSVSNILLQKVFSFLKEGKNIRIFPFKNNEKKYIDDLHLLTIKPVLYVCNIDEKNDPNLKKIKEMVKKEKSTLVVLSLKRKLYDQKKNYISGIDKIIKESYKLLNLQSFFTIGKEEVRAWSIPNHYTAYQASSVIHTDLKKGFICAEIIHYKDFIKYGSKEKAKKAGKTFLVGKNYLIKDGDIIHFRFNQ is encoded by the coding sequence ATGAAATGTGGAATTATTGGGTTACCAAATATAGGAAAATCAACATTATTTAATCTTATTTCTAATTCTAAAGCATTATCAAAAAATTTTCCTTTTTGTACCATAGAACCTAATTATGGAATAACAAAAATTCCAGATAAAAGATTATATGAATTAAAAACCTTGATTAATCCCAATAAAATAGTTCCATCCAAAATAAAAATAGTAGATATTGCTGGATTAATTAAAGGTTCACATAAAGGAGAAGGATTAGGAAATAAATTTCTATCCCATATTCGTGAAACAAATGTAATAATCCATATGATTCGTTGTTTCAACGATATAAGTGTACTTCATATCGAAGGGGAAATAAACCCAATTAGGGATAAAGAAATTATTGATATAGAATTACAGTTCAAAGATCTAGAAACGATAGAAAAAAGACTAGAAAAAACTTCTAAAAATAAAAAATCTGTAAGTAATATACTACTACAAAAAGTTTTTTCTTTTCTAAAAGAAGGAAAAAATATTAGAATATTTCCATTTAAAAATAATGAAAAAAAGTACATAGATGATTTACATTTACTAACTATTAAACCCGTACTTTATGTATGTAATATAGATGAGAAAAATGATCCTAATCTAAAAAAAATCAAAGAAATGGTAAAAAAGGAAAAATCAACTTTAGTTGTTTTATCGTTGAAAAGAAAATTATATGATCAGAAAAAAAATTACATTTCAGGAATTGATAAGATTATTAAGGAATCATATAAGTTATTAAACTTACAAAGTTTTTTTACAATAGGAAAAGAAGAAGTACGTGCTTGGTCTATTCCAAACCATTATACTGCTTACCAAGCTTCTTCAGTTATACATACAGATTTAAAAAAAGGATTCATTTGTGCAGAAATTATTCATTATAAAGATTTTATCAAATATGGTTCAAAAGAAAAAGCGAAAAAAGCAGGAAAAACATTTTTAGTAGGCAAAAATTATCTTATTAAAGATGGAGATATTATCCATTTTCGATTCAATCAATGA
- the tatC gene encoding twin-arginine translocase subunit TatC, which translates to MKNEKKEMPFWEHIEDLRKHLIHSLCAIIISTIILMNNKYFIFDYILFGPAKKDFITYRIFSKLEFLFFGIDHDPIFFFTKNLEIQNRKIFGQFNMYIWTCCIGGFILSFPYIFYEFWKFIKPALTDEERKYSRGIIITVTFLFIFGILFGYFLLCPFLIHFGYTFRISSIPKNIFDLSDYISLMMNSMLSMGMTFLFPIFIYFLTKIELITYTFLKKYRKHAFLMILIIASAITPGDILSTIIVLIPLLILYQLSLYISFSFSKKK; encoded by the coding sequence ATGAAAAATGAAAAAAAAGAAATGCCTTTTTGGGAACATATTGAAGATCTAAGAAAACATCTGATTCATAGTTTATGTGCAATTATAATTTCAACTATTATTTTGATGAATAATAAATATTTTATATTTGATTATATTCTTTTTGGTCCAGCAAAAAAGGATTTTATTACTTACCGTATATTTTCTAAATTAGAATTTCTTTTTTTTGGAATAGATCATGATCCTATTTTTTTTTTTACAAAAAATTTGGAAATACAAAATAGAAAAATATTTGGCCAATTTAATATGTATATATGGACTTGTTGTATCGGTGGATTTATTTTATCTTTTCCTTATATATTTTATGAATTTTGGAAATTTATCAAACCTGCTCTTACTGATGAAGAAAGAAAATATTCTCGTGGTATCATTATAACAGTTACATTTTTATTTATATTTGGAATTCTTTTTGGATATTTTTTATTATGTCCATTTTTAATTCATTTTGGTTATACTTTTAGAATTAGTTCTATTCCAAAAAATATATTTGATTTATCGGATTATATATCTTTGATGATGAATTCTATGCTTTCTATGGGGATGACTTTTTTATTCCCAATTTTTATCTATTTTCTTACTAAAATAGAATTAATAACTTATACATTTTTGAAAAAATATAGAAAACATGCTTTTTTGATGATCTTAATTATTGCTTCTGCAATTACTCCTGGCGATATTTTAAGTACGATAATCGTTTTAATTCCTCTATTGATTCTTTATCAATTAAGTCTCTATATTTCTTTTTCTTTTTCTAAAAAGAAATAA
- a CDS encoding OmpA family protein, with the protein MKKKLNFFIITFFVLFSSVFSQYSQKKWSIRIGANDINYYPRSNPIKFFLHKKNNSINPIFSNVELVHHINKNLGVYLEGALGMVDNNRWRIIDGFFLKFGPGINFYFLPKYWFDPYFRLGGGYHQFNYQNRILKLSGSKSYKLNKKNFFLLDGGLGINFWIVSNFGINIQSTYNHVFANHSRDYLNFCKHSLGLVFRFGGEHENYSDDYDNQTQKKIIEINQENSYLPSIIEKKEDKNIIENSEYENKICCKKDDLDNDGILDKEDLCPDQFGLKKFKGCPDTDSDNIPDIEDICPNKYGIKENKGCPNKIIFNTILFDLGKYQLSSSSLVIINKISEIMIKKLPNSKFYINGYTDSYGKYSYNKILSLKRANSVFEALVSKGVDPSRMEVRGLIKYAKKKSKGRYVEITIKK; encoded by the coding sequence ATGAAAAAAAAATTAAATTTTTTTATTATTACTTTTTTTGTTTTATTTTCATCTGTATTCTCTCAATATTCTCAGAAAAAATGGTCTATTCGAATAGGAGCAAATGATATTAACTATTATCCAAGGAGTAATCCTATTAAATTTTTTTTACACAAAAAAAATAATAGCATCAATCCTATTTTTTCTAATGTAGAATTGGTACATCATATAAATAAAAATCTGGGGGTATATTTAGAGGGTGCATTAGGAATGGTTGACAATAATAGATGGAGAATAATAGATGGATTTTTCTTAAAATTTGGTCCTGGAATTAATTTCTATTTTTTACCGAAATATTGGTTTGATCCTTATTTTAGATTAGGAGGTGGTTATCATCAATTTAATTATCAAAATAGAATATTAAAACTATCAGGATCAAAATCTTATAAATTGAATAAGAAAAATTTTTTTCTATTAGATGGAGGATTAGGTATCAATTTTTGGATTGTCTCTAATTTTGGGATTAACATTCAAAGTACCTATAATCATGTATTTGCAAATCATTCAAGAGATTATTTAAATTTTTGTAAACATTCCCTGGGATTAGTATTCCGTTTCGGAGGAGAACATGAAAATTATTCTGATGATTATGATAATCAAACACAAAAAAAAATAATAGAAATCAATCAAGAAAATTCTTATTTACCTTCTATAATAGAAAAAAAAGAGGATAAAAATATTATAGAAAATTCGGAATATGAAAATAAAATTTGTTGTAAAAAAGATGACTTAGATAACGATGGTATTTTAGATAAAGAGGATTTATGTCCTGATCAATTTGGATTAAAAAAATTTAAAGGATGTCCAGATACAGATTCTGATAATATTCCAGATATTGAAGATATTTGTCCCAATAAATATGGAATAAAAGAAAATAAAGGATGTCCCAATAAAATAATTTTCAATACTATTTTATTTGATCTTGGAAAATACCAATTATCTTCTAGTTCCTTAGTAATTATTAATAAGATTTCTGAAATTATGATCAAAAAACTTCCTAATTCTAAATTTTATATCAATGGATATACAGATTCTTATGGAAAATATTCTTATAATAAAATATTATCCTTAAAAAGAGCAAATTCTGTATTTGAAGCTTTGGTTTCCAAAGGTGTAGATCCTTCTAGGATGGAAGTTAGAGGATTAATAAAATATGCAAAAAAGAAGAGTAAAGGAAGATATGTTGAAATAACAATTAAAAAATAA
- the smpB gene encoding SsrA-binding protein SmpB — MSILNRKARFQYKFIEEYIAGIQLFGSEVKSIRQNKANITESFCQIKNGELYSINMYISEYKFGTTWNHSSRRERKLLLTKKELIKIEKKLKEPGLTIIPNKLFFSEKGYVKIQIFLAKGKKIYDKRESIKNRDLLRERKESFKR; from the coding sequence ATGAGTATTCTAAACAGAAAAGCAAGATTTCAATATAAGTTTATAGAAGAATATATAGCTGGTATTCAATTATTTGGTTCTGAAGTCAAATCTATAAGACAAAATAAAGCTAATATAACGGAAAGTTTTTGTCAGATAAAAAATGGAGAATTGTATTCTATTAACATGTATATTTCTGAATATAAATTTGGAACTACTTGGAATCATTCAAGTAGAAGAGAAAGAAAATTATTATTAACTAAAAAAGAATTAATAAAAATAGAAAAAAAGTTAAAAGAACCTGGATTAACTATTATTCCTAATAAATTATTTTTTAGTGAAAAAGGATATGTGAAAATCCAAATTTTTTTGGCTAAGGGTAAAAAAATATATGATAAGCGTGAATCTATCAAAAATAGAGATCTTCTTCGTGAAAGAAAAGAATCTTTTAAAAGATAA
- a CDS encoding transketolase: MNVNVRVCYLKNLCTQVRRDILRMVNNANSGHPGGSLGCTEYFVSLYQEIMHYDPKRFSMEGKKEDLFFLSNGHISPVYYSVLARSGFFSIKELSSFRKLNSRLQGHPSVHGNLPGIRISSGSLGQGMSVSIGAAISKKLSKDNNSLIYSLHGDGELNEGQIWESILYAGSKGIDNYIATVDYNRQQIDGNTDEVLPLGNLKKKFQSFDWKVLEELKGNNIEKVINILKKAKNETGKGRPVLIILYTEMGYGVDFMVGNNVWHGKSPNEEELKKALFQLPETLGDFPKI; the protein is encoded by the coding sequence ATGAATGTAAATGTACGTGTATGTTATTTAAAAAATTTATGTACTCAAGTGAGAAGAGATATATTACGTATGGTAAATAACGCAAATTCTGGACATCCTGGTGGATCTTTAGGATGTACTGAATATTTTGTTTCTTTATATCAAGAAATAATGCATTACGATCCCAAAAGATTTTCTATGGAGGGAAAAAAGGAAGACCTTTTTTTTTTATCAAATGGACATATATCTCCTGTTTATTATAGTGTATTAGCTCGTTCTGGTTTTTTTTCTATAAAAGAATTATCTTCTTTTAGAAAATTAAATTCTCGTTTACAAGGACATCCTTCTGTACATGGAAATCTTCCAGGAATACGAATTTCTTCAGGATCATTAGGACAAGGGATGTCGGTATCAATTGGTGCAGCTATATCTAAAAAACTTAGTAAAGATAATAATAGTCTTATTTATAGTTTACATGGAGATGGTGAATTGAATGAAGGACAGATATGGGAATCTATTTTATATGCAGGATCTAAAGGTATAGATAATTATATAGCTACTGTAGATTACAATAGACAACAAATAGATGGAAATACCGATGAAGTTCTTCCTCTTGGAAATCTGAAAAAAAAATTCCAATCTTTTGATTGGAAAGTTTTAGAAGAATTAAAAGGAAATAATATTGAAAAGGTTATTAATATTTTAAAAAAAGCAAAAAATGAGACTGGTAAAGGTAGACCAGTCTTAATTATTCTATACACCGAAATGGGATACGGTGTAGATTTTATGGTAGGAAATAATGTATGGCATGGAAAATCTCCTAACGAAGAGGAATTAAAAAAAGCACTATTCCAACTTCCTGAAACTTTGGGGGATTTTCCAAAAATATAA
- a CDS encoding transketolase family protein produces MIKIYENKGFKETRKGFGNALTLLGRTNNQVVALCADLTSSLFMNRFSKEFPERFFQIGIAEANMIGIAAGLSIGKYIPFAGTFANFATSRVYDQIRQSIAYSYKNVKICASHSGLTLGEDGATHQSLEDIGMMKMLPGMTVINTCDYNQTYAATLSIANYFGPVYLRFGRPAVANFTDKNQIFEIGKAILLTEGKDITIVSTGHLVWESLEASRILSEKEGITCEVINVHTIKPLDEKLILNSIDKTKCIVTAEEHNYFGGLGESIARVITTKRLSVHQSLVAVNDTFGESGQPMELLKKYKIDRDSIMNHVKILLEKKKNQ; encoded by the coding sequence ATGATCAAAATATATGAAAATAAAGGATTCAAAGAAACCAGAAAAGGGTTTGGAAATGCTTTGACTTTATTAGGTCGAACAAACAATCAAGTAGTTGCATTATGTGCAGATCTTACCAGTTCTTTATTTATGAATCGTTTTTCTAAAGAATTTCCTGAACGATTTTTTCAAATTGGAATTGCAGAGGCTAATATGATTGGAATAGCTGCTGGACTAAGTATTGGAAAATATATTCCTTTTGCTGGGACATTTGCAAATTTTGCAACATCTCGTGTATATGATCAGATACGTCAATCCATTGCTTATTCTTATAAAAATGTTAAAATATGTGCTTCTCATTCCGGATTAACACTTGGTGAAGATGGAGCTACACATCAAAGTTTAGAAGATATTGGAATGATGAAAATGCTTCCTGGAATGACCGTCATTAATACTTGCGATTATAACCAAACTTATGCAGCTACTTTATCTATAGCTAACTATTTTGGGCCAGTATACTTACGATTTGGTAGGCCAGCTGTAGCTAATTTTACGGATAAAAATCAAATATTTGAAATTGGTAAAGCCATTCTTTTAACCGAAGGGAAAGATATTACTATTGTGAGTACTGGTCATTTAGTATGGGAATCTTTAGAAGCATCTAGAATATTGTCCGAAAAAGAGGGAATAACTTGTGAAGTTATTAATGTTCATACAATAAAACCATTAGATGAAAAACTAATTTTAAATTCCATTGATAAAACAAAATGTATTGTAACTGCAGAAGAACATAATTATTTTGGAGGATTAGGAGAGAGTATAGCTAGAGTAATTACTACTAAAAGACTTTCCGTACATCAAAGTTTAGTAGCTGTTAATGATACTTTTGGTGAAAGTGGTCAACCAATGGAGTTATTAAAAAAATATAAAATTGATCGTGATTCTATTATGAATCATGTAAAAATTTTATTAGAAAAAAAAAAGAATCAATAA
- a CDS encoding nucleotide pyrophosphohydrolase, with the protein MKIKNIQKLVHNWIVNYGIRYFNILTNTILLSEEVGEVSRIIARNYGEQSLKKNCKEKEDLGEELSDVLFVLICLANQTGIDLEKSFHQKLKKKKIRDDERHHKNEKLK; encoded by the coding sequence TTGAAAATCAAAAATATACAAAAACTAGTTCATAATTGGATTGTCAATTATGGAATACGTTATTTTAATATATTAACTAATACCATACTTTTATCTGAAGAAGTAGGTGAAGTTTCTAGAATTATTGCTAGAAATTATGGAGAACAATCTTTAAAAAAAAATTGTAAAGAAAAAGAAGATCTTGGAGAAGAATTATCCGATGTTTTGTTTGTATTAATTTGTTTAGCTAATCAAACTGGAATTGATTTGGAAAAATCTTTTCATCAAAAATTAAAAAAAAAAAAAATAAGAGATGATGAAAGACATCATAAAAATGAAAAATTAAAATAA
- a CDS encoding 3-phosphoshikimate 1-carboxyvinyltransferase yields the protein MPSYIKIHKKRKNLSGSISITGSKSISNRLLILKAIYKDDIHIENISNCEDTKVLEKSLYSTSNILNIHHAGTAMRFLTSYLSIQEGKEFVLTGSNRMKERPISILVDALKKLGSEIIYLEKIGYPPIKIIGKNIIGGKIDINARISSQYISSLMLIASKFKIGLQISLKEDITSIPYIKMTFDLLTIAGIKISWKKKIIHIYPGKKIGKKYFSIESDWSSASYYYSMASIVKTSNLTLSDYKNKSLQGDREITSIYEKYFGISTIFEKNKIILNKKLNFTLPRVIHLDLNKTPDLAQTIVVTCSFLGIKCYLKGLETLKIKETDRLKALKNELLKLGVIIKITSSCLEIIDFFPKKMDSSTIKIKTYQDHRMAMAFSSFGLFYSLKIEEPKVVEKSYPNFWMDLKYLGFSIDYYEE from the coding sequence ATGCCTTCTTATATCAAAATTCACAAAAAGAGGAAAAACTTATCCGGTTCTATATCTATAACGGGATCTAAAAGTATATCTAATCGTCTTTTAATTTTAAAAGCTATTTATAAAGATGATATTCATATTGAAAATATTTCTAACTGTGAGGATACAAAAGTTTTAGAAAAAAGTTTATATAGCACTTCTAACATATTAAACATTCATCATGCAGGAACTGCTATGCGTTTTTTAACTTCTTATTTATCTATACAAGAAGGAAAAGAATTCGTATTGACAGGTTCCAATAGAATGAAAGAAAGACCTATATCTATTCTTGTAGATGCTTTAAAAAAATTAGGATCAGAAATTATTTATTTAGAAAAAATTGGATACCCACCCATAAAAATTATTGGTAAGAACATTATAGGAGGAAAAATAGATATCAATGCTAGAATTAGTAGCCAGTATATTAGTTCTTTAATGTTAATAGCTAGCAAATTTAAGATTGGATTACAAATATCTTTAAAAGAAGATATTACATCAATTCCATATATAAAAATGACTTTTGATTTATTAACTATAGCAGGAATAAAAATATCCTGGAAAAAAAAAATTATTCATATTTATCCAGGTAAAAAAATAGGAAAAAAATATTTTTCTATAGAATCAGATTGGAGTTCAGCTTCTTATTATTATTCAATGGCTAGTATTGTAAAAACGAGTAATCTAACTTTAAGTGACTATAAAAATAAAAGTTTACAAGGAGATAGAGAAATTACTTCCATCTATGAAAAATATTTTGGAATATCCACAATTTTTGAAAAAAATAAAATAATATTAAATAAAAAATTAAATTTTACTCTACCTAGAGTCATTCATTTAGATTTAAATAAAACTCCAGATCTTGCACAAACTATTGTTGTAACTTGTTCTTTTCTTGGTATAAAGTGTTATTTAAAAGGTTTAGAAACCTTAAAAATTAAAGAAACAGATCGTTTGAAAGCTTTAAAAAATGAATTATTAAAATTGGGTGTAATAATAAAAATTACAAGTTCTTGTTTAGAAATAATAGATTTTTTTCCAAAAAAAATGGATTCTTCTACTATAAAAATAAAAACTTATCAAGATCACAGAATGGCTATGGCTTTTTCTTCTTTTGGATTATTTTATTCTTTGAAAATAGAGGAACCAAAAGTTGTAGAGAAATCATATCCAAATTTTTGGATGGACTTGAAATATTTAGGTTTTTCAATTGATTATTATGAAGAATAA